A genomic window from Qipengyuania oceanensis includes:
- a CDS encoding NRDE family protein, which yields MCIAVLARGAHPDWPLVVVANRDEFHDRPTAPLARWTDGTGIIAGRDLQSGGSWLGISERTGRVALITNFRDPDGPRADAPSRGQLVTDWLTEDWSGVDDRADELENYNGFSLMLVDGPNASILDNRSLDRPVSIDAPGFYGLSNGPFTAPWPKTERLVEGLRDAIAHGADADSLFDLLAQRGPLVPGDSHGAPIFIENETYGTRCSTVIAVDAQGQGTITERRFDRTTAAIGETAFTFRWS from the coding sequence ATGTGCATCGCCGTCCTTGCTCGCGGTGCCCACCCGGACTGGCCGCTGGTGGTGGTGGCCAATCGCGACGAATTCCACGACCGGCCCACCGCGCCGCTCGCTCGCTGGACGGACGGCACGGGCATCATCGCCGGGCGCGATTTGCAATCGGGAGGAAGCTGGCTCGGCATTTCCGAGCGGACAGGCCGTGTCGCTCTCATAACGAACTTCCGCGATCCCGATGGACCACGCGCAGACGCGCCGAGCCGCGGCCAGCTGGTCACCGACTGGCTGACCGAGGACTGGTCGGGGGTCGACGACAGGGCCGATGAACTGGAAAACTACAACGGTTTCAGCCTGATGCTGGTGGACGGCCCGAATGCCTCAATTCTCGACAACCGGAGCCTCGACCGGCCGGTTTCCATCGACGCACCAGGGTTCTACGGCCTCTCCAACGGGCCGTTCACCGCCCCCTGGCCCAAGACGGAGCGGCTGGTAGAAGGCCTGCGCGACGCCATCGCTCACGGTGCCGATGCCGACTCCCTGTTCGATCTGCTCGCCCAGCGCGGCCCGCTGGTTCCGGGCGACAGCCACGGCGCGCCGATCTTCATCGAGAACGAGACCTATGGCACACGCTGCTCCACGGTGATCGCAGTCGATGCACAGGGGCAAGGCACGATCACCGAGCGCCGCTTCGACCGGACCACTGCGGCCATCGGCGAGACGGCCTTCACCTTCCGCTGGAGTTAG
- a CDS encoding DUF3857 domain-containing protein: MRLFAGTAAIAIIAAASPARAGEQVLYQPAPDWVEVADISAALDKREDLILYDRQVALEDGVVTRYTDLAYDISTTQAMQRFGTLQFAWMPDKGDLTIHRLAIIRGGETIDLLAEGVKPEVIRREQQLEKRTVDGQLTAMISVPRLQVGDVLRVSATTTARDQALDGEMQVSEGFIARPARVGFGRLRVLWPDDTQINWGTLGQLEKPEPETRDGYRVVEFSMPIAEPKKMPEDAPRRFLVNPLVQVGSFADWQDVSSTMAPHFGTEGTIAPGGPIAQQIARIEQATSDPVKRMALALQVVQDEISYLANGMDGGNYLPQSPADTWQLRYGDCKAKSLLLLAMLREMDIDGEVVLVHSTQGDVASISQPVPGAFDHMIVRASIDGTDYWLDGTSAGTRHDTVYEVPNFGWALPLTEPGSDLTPMTQRWQKVPDRIYRTTFDFRNGVDFPALYEIEIEARGVAGAQFRQLASETSERTLIGRAMTYLESLVGGLTYDAAYTYDEASGVGTLRAKGMTFDNFKYDRGISTYAMDGASIGWSFETDRARSLWRDIPYRLDGPYYSAEQAQFLLPEGQERIELTGTRSLDEEAGGRRFKRTLVLDGSTVRLDDSIAYIAAEIAPADIPAQRTAIARIGSGDPQIRLHGARRFWELSDSEIAKRIEPYIAAGSKLIAVSEDAAPIHALNANFYRFGRQYEKALAEYDRAIDTTASAETYAERANIHFILGDIDAAQADAQAAFDLQGDLATASMLASYMARNGEANEALDMLDDLGLSGDEKLDMEIMWSEYSGHADRQGEAWNRLEAMLDERPNESAVFNALCWHAAIWNNNVDDAEAYCDRAVDLSGQSAATVDSRALVYYRQGRMDDALKDLEMALEKAPDQAASLFLRGLIRKRQGDAKAGALDLTHARRLDPQIDDRYEAYGLTAA; this comes from the coding sequence TGATTCTCTACGACCGGCAAGTCGCGCTCGAGGACGGGGTCGTCACGCGCTACACCGATCTCGCCTACGACATTTCGACGACGCAGGCGATGCAGCGCTTCGGCACGCTGCAATTCGCATGGATGCCGGATAAGGGCGATCTGACGATCCACCGGCTGGCGATCATTCGCGGCGGCGAGACGATCGACCTGCTTGCAGAAGGCGTGAAGCCCGAAGTCATCCGCCGCGAACAGCAACTCGAGAAGCGGACCGTCGACGGGCAGCTCACGGCGATGATTTCCGTGCCGCGCCTGCAGGTCGGCGACGTGTTGCGCGTTTCCGCAACGACGACGGCGCGCGACCAGGCGCTCGATGGCGAGATGCAGGTGAGCGAAGGGTTCATCGCGAGGCCGGCGCGGGTCGGTTTCGGACGCCTGCGCGTGCTCTGGCCGGACGACACGCAGATCAACTGGGGCACGCTGGGCCAGCTCGAGAAGCCCGAGCCTGAGACGCGCGACGGATACCGCGTGGTCGAGTTCTCGATGCCGATCGCCGAGCCCAAGAAGATGCCCGAAGACGCGCCGCGACGGTTCTTGGTCAATCCGCTCGTCCAGGTCGGCAGCTTCGCTGACTGGCAGGATGTCTCGTCCACCATGGCTCCCCATTTCGGCACCGAAGGCACGATCGCGCCGGGCGGGCCGATCGCGCAGCAGATTGCACGGATCGAGCAGGCTACTTCCGATCCGGTGAAGCGCATGGCACTCGCGCTGCAGGTCGTGCAGGACGAGATCAGCTATCTCGCCAACGGCATGGATGGCGGCAATTACCTGCCGCAATCGCCGGCCGATACGTGGCAGCTGCGCTATGGCGATTGCAAGGCGAAGAGCCTGCTGCTGCTCGCCATGCTGCGCGAAATGGACATCGATGGCGAAGTAGTGCTCGTCCATTCGACCCAGGGCGACGTTGCCTCGATCTCGCAACCTGTGCCGGGTGCATTCGATCACATGATTGTGCGTGCCAGCATCGACGGGACCGACTACTGGCTCGATGGAACCAGCGCCGGCACGCGGCACGATACCGTGTACGAGGTTCCGAACTTCGGCTGGGCGCTGCCGCTGACCGAGCCGGGCAGCGACCTGACCCCGATGACGCAGCGCTGGCAGAAAGTGCCCGATCGCATCTATCGCACGACCTTCGATTTCCGGAACGGGGTCGATTTTCCGGCGCTCTACGAGATCGAGATCGAAGCACGCGGCGTCGCCGGGGCACAGTTTCGCCAGCTTGCCTCCGAAACCAGCGAGCGCACCCTTATCGGCCGCGCCATGACCTATCTCGAAAGCCTCGTCGGGGGGCTGACCTACGACGCGGCTTATACGTACGACGAAGCCAGCGGCGTCGGCACCCTGCGAGCGAAGGGAATGACTTTCGACAACTTCAAGTACGATCGAGGCATCTCGACCTATGCGATGGACGGCGCGTCAATTGGCTGGTCGTTCGAAACCGACCGTGCGCGCTCGTTGTGGCGCGACATTCCTTATAGGCTCGACGGACCTTATTACTCGGCAGAGCAGGCGCAATTCCTGCTCCCCGAGGGACAGGAGCGGATCGAGCTGACCGGTACGCGCTCGCTCGACGAGGAAGCTGGCGGTCGCCGGTTCAAGCGGACGCTCGTGCTCGACGGCAGCACGGTCAGGCTGGACGATTCGATCGCCTATATCGCTGCCGAGATCGCGCCCGCCGACATCCCCGCCCAACGCACTGCGATAGCGCGGATCGGCAGCGGTGATCCGCAGATCCGGTTGCACGGTGCAAGGCGTTTTTGGGAACTGTCGGACAGCGAGATTGCCAAGCGCATTGAGCCCTACATCGCCGCCGGCAGCAAGCTGATCGCGGTGAGCGAGGATGCCGCGCCGATCCATGCCCTGAACGCGAATTTCTACCGTTTCGGTCGCCAGTACGAAAAGGCGCTTGCCGAATACGACCGCGCCATCGACACGACGGCGAGTGCGGAAACCTATGCCGAGCGCGCCAACATCCACTTCATTCTCGGCGACATCGACGCCGCGCAGGCCGATGCGCAGGCGGCCTTCGACCTGCAAGGCGACCTCGCGACTGCCTCGATGCTCGCCAGCTACATGGCGCGCAACGGCGAGGCGAACGAAGCGCTCGACATGCTCGACGATCTCGGCCTGTCGGGCGACGAGAAGCTCGACATGGAGATCATGTGGTCCGAATACTCCGGCCACGCCGACCGGCAGGGCGAGGCATGGAACCGGCTCGAAGCGATGCTGGACGAGCGACCCAACGAATCAGCGGTATTCAATGCCCTTTGCTGGCACGCGGCCATCTGGAACAACAATGTCGACGATGCCGAAGCCTATTGCGACCGGGCGGTCGATCTGTCGGGACAGTCTGCAGCGACCGTCGATAGCCGGGCACTGGTGTATTACCGTCAGGGCCGGATGGACGATGCGCTCAAGGATCTCGAGATGGCGCTGGAGAAAGCACCGGACCAGGCGGCAAGCCTGTTCCTGCGCGGCTTGATCCGCAAGCGGCAGGGCGATGCCAAGGCTGGCGCGCTCGACCTGACCCATGCCCGCAGGCTCGATCCCCAGATCGACGATCGTTACGAGGCTTACGGTCTTACGGCCGCCTGA